CTCGTTTTTATTCCCTATCAAAGGAAACTTTAGTTGCACCTGTTTTAATCCATTAAACTCCAATAAAAATGTGTCTCAAAGTTACACTCGTTGTTCTTCAGAGAAAACAATTTGTTTGTCAACCCTGGCTGTCAGCTACAATTATAGTTAAATATAAGAAAGTAGAATTGAGGTAGAATTGCAGAACCAACATTGTGCTTTAGtaaaggcaggcagggaggcaggcaggtagcctagaggttaagagCATTGGATCAGTAGCcgtaaaggttgctggttcaaatcctgagccgactaggtgaaaaatctgtcaatgtgcccttgagcaaggcacttacccctaattgctctggataagagcatctgttaaatgactcaaatgtcagATGCAGTCTTTTCCTCCTATACATCGCCAGAAAACGCTTGTTTTCGTTAATGACTAATGAATACGGTCCTGTCCTGCTTTCCCCCACAGTAAGACGGGCCTGGTGACCACAGCCTGGGACCGCCTTTACTTCTTTACCCAGGGAGGGAACCTAATGTGCCAGCCGCGAGGGGCTGTGGCAGGGGGCATGGTGCTGGACCTAGATAACAGCTCCGTCATGGCCGTAGAGTGCGAGGACAGACGCTACTGTTTTCAGATCACCTCCCCCTCCGGTAAAACGTACGCTAAACCTTCACTAAACCTCCCCAAGACCATCGTCCAACACAGAGTTGTGAGAATAAGTTTTATTGGCCTACAAACAATGATGTGCTTTAAGTTTGTTCTTGTGATGTTGCAGGTCAATGATTCTACAAGCAGAGAGCAAAAAGGAATATGAGGAGGTATGTATCATATCAGTCAAACCTTTTGTACCCGTTTGTTTTATAGGCTTCTTCCATCCATGTGTTAAAAGCCATTGCTACATATTCATTCATGCAAGTTTTTCTGGCCTGCTTGTCACAAGCTGCATTAGGGGAGCTATTTGAACTCTCTGATGTTTGTTGAGATATGGCCGTCTAATACGGCCAATACTAGTCTAATATTAACCTCTGTTTCTTCTCCCCAGTGGATTTGCACTTTGAACAACATTTCCCGACAGATCTACCTGACTGACAACCCTGAGGTAAAGTATATATTATATACCACCTCTAGTTGGTTATAACGATACCTATCAACTAAAATAAAGTAGTGGTAAATCAGTAATTTTTCCTAGCACTTAAAAGCAGTTGTGATGAATAATCaatactacagatgtaggatcttcatttgatcaccctgttgcaggagcgctttcctgcaatgcaggacattttaaacttgtagtgtatttgaggtttaaaaaggcttttgaAGTTTGTTaattccactttaaaatgttagacttgattttcccttacaaaaaaaatgtgccaacccctacaaaaatgtccatgaattataatccacataataattcacatttcctgttgctacaggattattttcctgctgtagcaaactggctcaaattatgaTCTTACATCTGTATGTTGTAATAAGGCGAAGACacaccctttgtttttacaccaAGCCCATTATATCTGAGTAGCAGCAGGGCACTGTGATTTCTGTGGGCACAGTGATCGACTGATAGAGAACAGGATGTTTCCAGCTCCAGAGTCCGGTCCGGTCTGTTTTAAGCACATTTCCTGATTGTTTTAGAGATGATCGCTCCCATGAGATATGTCTGAACTGTGATCTAGTGTTTTATGACACAGACCTAGTCTTATCTAGTGACCCTGAGGAGTCCACATTATCAGAGGCTGCTACTTCCACCCAGTTGAACTTCCACCCATTCCCCCGGTACATAGCAACACAGACTGAGACAATCTATCTATactgtgtatgtgtatgcatgcatgcttgtgtgtgcatatgtgtgcttGCACCAGTGGGTTCTGCGTATTTGGATGTGTGCTTTGCATCGTCTGTTCTGTTGCTTCCTCTCTGCCCTCATGGCTCCCTAATGCCCCTCAGTAATTTGTTTATTCCAAACGTAATTAGAAGCATTCTAAATCTGGCACAAATCAGACCAGGAAGCATGATGCAAACAACTGGTGGGTCAGTGTAGGGTCAAGTACTGCATCCAATGGATACTTTTGATAGGCCTATATGGTGTACATAGCCTGTTATGTATTATGTATGtcttatttatatacagtaccagtcaaaagtttggacacacttactcattcaaggttttttctttatttttctattttctacattaaaataacacacatggactcatgtagtaaccaaaaaagtgttaaacaaatcaaaatacattttatattttatattcttcaaagtagcttccctttgccttgatgacatctttgcacactcttggcattctctcaaccagcttcacttggaatgcttttccaacagtcttgaaggagttcccacatatgctgagcacttgttggctgcttttccttcactctgcggtccaactcatcccaaaccatctcaattgtgttaaggtcgggtgattgtggaggccaggtcatctgatgcagcactccatcactctccttcttggtcaaatagcccttacacagcctggaggtgtgttgggtcattgtcctgttgaaaagacaatgattgtcccactaagcccaaaccagatgggatggcgtactgctgcagaatgctgtggtagccatgctggttaagtgtgccttgaattctaaataaatcactgatagtgtcaccagcaaagcacccccacaccatcacacctcctcctccatgcttcacagtggtgTATACCccaccaccttgtcacaacacaactgattggttcaaacgcattaagaaggaaattccacaaattaacttttaccaaggcacaactgttaattgaaatgcattccaggtgactacctcatgaagctggttgagagaaagccaagagtgtgcaaagctgtcatcaaggcaaagggtgtgtggtgagtgattttgaaggagtcaggcgcaggagggtaaatcacagaataaagggtttattccgaaaacacagcggtacgcagcaatgcgtcaaacactccagtgcggaaatcaggcgcactgggaaacaacaaggcacacgggtgaaatatcccggctaaacaaaatacaaggagctccaccgagctaaactaacctccacaataaacaatcacacacaaagacaagggggcagagggaacacttatacaggtactgatgaggggatatgaaccaggtgtgtgtaataaactagacaaaacaaatggaatgatgagatgaggagcgacagtggctagaaggccagtgacgacgaacgccgaagcctgcatgaacaaggagaggaggcagcttcggaggaagtcgtgacagggtggctatttgaataatctcaaatataaaatatagtttgatttgtttaacacttttttggttactacatgattccatatgtgttatttcatagttttgatgtcttcactattattctacaatataaaaaatagtaaaaatatagaaaaacccttgaatgagtaggtgtgtccaaacttttgactggtagtgtatatatatatatatatatatatatatatatatatatatatacatatacatatatatataccaaacattaggatcaccttcctaatattgagtggcatggactctacaaggtgttgaaagcgttccacagggatgctggcccatgttgacgccaatgcttccacAGTGGTGTCAATTTGACTGGATGACCttagggtggtggaccattcttgatacacacaggaaactgttgagcgtgaaaaacccagcagcgttgcagttcttgacgcaAACCTGTGCCcctgtcacctactaccataccccgttcaaaggcacttaaatattttgtcacgcccattcaccctctgaatggcacacatacacaatccatgtctcaattgtctcaaggcttaaaatccttctttaacctgtctcctccccttcatctacactgatttaagtggatttaacaagtgccatcaataagggatcatagctttcacctggtcagtctatgtcatggaaagagcaggtgttcttaatgttttgtttatTCAGTGTATTTGATCACAGACATCTGCCATGCCTGCCTCAACCTATAATGTTCTCAATAGAATTAGCCAAACTACGCCCTCTTGTGGCACCATGTGTTACTCACAGAGCATAACGTTAGGACTGTTatcattattacagtgtaatgAGAGAAGCTGCACCCTGTTCCCCTCTTTAGGCGGTGGCCATCAGACTGAACCAGACAGCCATCCAGGCGGTCACTCCCATCACCAGctttgagaagagaggagagggctcgCCCAACCCAGACAGGTTAGCCTCTCATGCAGAGGAAACACCTTGCTTTTCCTGGAAAATAAAGAGTATCTGCATGTGTTATTTCAGGAATTCTGATAGTACACTCATCATACTTTTTGTATCTCTTTTTCACTCACTCCgtctctctcgtcctctccctccctctctctgcagggCTAAGCCAGGTGGGGTGCAGTCCTCTAGCAGTGCGTCCCAGAAGAGCTCCAGTGCTCCAGAGCCAGAGGACCTTATAGTTCCAGGGACACCCATCCAGTTTGACATCATGCTGCCTGCCTCGGAGTTCCAGGACCAGAACAGGGTCGGAGGGAGGTAAAACCGACGCCACAGGAACTGCTGTGTCAGAACCATTTCCTGTTCGCTGATTTGTACAATAATAGCGCTACTAGGTTGAATTGTGTGCGTTTCCACCCTGACAGGCGTACAAACCCTTTTGGAGAAACAGATGATGACTGCTCCCCTGAAAGCGACGGTAGGAGTGTCTCCAATCCAGTTTTCATTTGTGCTCTACTCTTGTGCACTACATATCCCCTgatcctctgtctcctgatgtgtgtgcgtgtctgcagACTCCCTGCTGCAGCAGGTGTTTGCGGTGCGGTTCCTGGGCTCCATGGCAGTGTGTTCGGGACAAACCCAGGAAGTGATCTATGAGGCTATGAGACAGGTGCTGGCGGCCCGAGCCATCCACAACATCTTCAGAACCACAGAGTCCCATCTCATGGTCACCAGCAGCTGTCTCAGGTACAATTACAGGCCAGACAGGAGGCCCATGAAAGTGCCTAGGGAGTTTAACCTTGCCACTATGCTTCGGCTCTGCTTGCAATGTTGACAAATTGTGTTTTCTTCACGACAGGTTGATTGACCCCCGGACACAAGTCACAAGAATCAGTGTAAGTTCCATGAAAATCTTACTTAGTTGACTctgatcacaggaggttggtggcaccttaattggggaggacaggctcgtggtaatggcatgagtggaatcagtggaatggtatcaaacacatggtttgatgccattccattctctCCGTTtcagccattataatgagccaTTCTccacagcagcctccactgactctgatagtatactgtagtaatctatgtaatgactgtgtatTGTCTGTTACTTAGTGCTTCATTCCTGGTGATAGCAGTAGGTATTCAGTGTTAATGAATTCCTTCCTCCCCCTCAGTTCCAGCTACAGGAGGTGACCCAGTTTGCGGCCCACCAGGAGAACGGCAGGTTGATGGGCTTCGTCGTTGAGGGGCGAGACTGGAGCGAGGGGTCCGAGGAGGGAGAGCCCTCCTTTAGTGCGTTTGTCTTTGAGAGcaacacagagggagagaaggtaGGTATGATAAAACACATTAATGTGCTGCATTCATTATGTCAGTTTACTAGTCGTTTACTTGCCATGGGTTAGTCGGTTTCACAATGTAATTTGTGTCATATCTTTATTCACAGATATGTTACACGATAAGCTTGGGGAAGGATATTATTGAAGCAAAGAAGGTACGTTTTAAAATCTCAATTGTTGAATTCTCAATCTAACCCTATAATACATTCAATACTGTTTGGTATTTCTATGCATCtgaatctctgtctctgtgtgtgtgtgtatataggacCCGGAGGCTCTAGCCCAGCTGATGAAAAACATGCCTCTGACCAACGATGGCAAGTTCCTCCTGCTGGACAGCGAGACGAGTGACACGGCTAACGGAGGAGCACCGGATGAGGAGGAGTCTGAGGCCTAGCCATGCCTCACAGTACCAGGACCAGGGGAGAGAGTCAGAGGTTCCCCCACAAACGCCTCCTCACGTGGGGTTGAGATGTTCTCATGAGCCCTTCCCCTGGCTCTAGTCTGGTACATGTTGACCAGGAAAACCCGCTGGGTCTATATGGTGTATCTCTCACAAGACCACTGAAGTGATGTACAGGTACTTATACATAGGGACAATGTTTAGGTTGACTATTTTACCCCTTTATTTTCCCTGGTGGAATTAATATCCCCAGGGTGGATGGTCCCTTTCTCCAACATTAATAGGTTTACAATTCATAGCTTTGAGTTTAGTGGTTCTATTGTCTATGCTGCAGTATAGTATTGTGTAGAGATGGATGGCCATGACGACTTACATGTAGGTCTTGTCAGCAGCACTTCATATGACATTATACTGTACATATTTTATTCCTATGAGACAATACTGCATTTCCAAGGTTTCTATTTAATCAAAGGCTTGATGTCTGTAGCAGAATGCACTAACTTCAGATATTATCCGACAGCATTATGAAGTAAGGTTAAAGGACTGTCTGCCTTTGGTACTGAAC
The sequence above is a segment of the Coregonus clupeaformis isolate EN_2021a chromosome 19, ASM2061545v1, whole genome shotgun sequence genome. Coding sequences within it:
- the LOC121531742 gene encoding DCC-interacting protein 13-beta isoform X1: MPAVHKLLLEEALQDSPQTRSLLSVFEEDAGTLTDYTNQLLQSMQRVYGAQSEMGLATEQLSRQLLEYEKQNFALGKGDEEVISTLQQFAKTVGELNTLHSELATQMADRMIFPMIQFREKDLTEISTLREVFGIACDEHEAAMVKYSRLPKKKENEKVKAELVGEVAYSRRKQHQASMQYYCALNTLQYRKRVAMLEPMLGYTQAQIHFYKKGMDLVSKKMDSFLVSVSSMTQSIQAQLDSEAEAMRLIQKELLSMEDTVYMPDRDPVPVNRTLIQKAGYLNIRNKTGLVTTAWDRLYFFTQGGNLMCQPRGAVAGGMVLDLDNSSVMAVECEDRRYCFQITSPSGKTSMILQAESKKEYEEWICTLNNISRQIYLTDNPEAVAIRLNQTAIQAVTPITSFEKRGEGSPNPDRAKPGGVQSSSSASQKSSSAPEPEDLIVPGTPIQFDIMLPASEFQDQNRVGGRRTNPFGETDDDCSPESDDSLLQQVFAVRFLGSMAVCSGQTQEVIYEAMRQVLAARAIHNIFRTTESHLMVTSSCLRLIDPRTQVTRISFQLQEVTQFAAHQENGRLMGFVVEGRDWSEGSEEGEPSFSAFVFESNTEGEKICYTISLGKDIIEAKKDPEALAQLMKNMPLTNDGKFLLLDSETSDTANGGAPDEEESEA
- the LOC121531742 gene encoding DCC-interacting protein 13-beta isoform X2, whose translation is MPAVHKLLLEEALQDSPQTRSLLSVFEEDAGTLTDYTNQLLQSMQRVYGAQSEMGLATEQLSRQLLEYEKQNFALGKGDEEVISTLQQFAKTVGELNTLHSELATQMADRMIFPMIQFREKDLTAADHQTHVHSFPLTEHEAAMVKYSRLPKKKENEKVKAELVGEVAYSRRKQHQASMQYYCALNTLQYRKRVAMLEPMLGYTQAQIHFYKKGMDLVSKKMDSFLVSVSSMTQSIQAQLDSEAEAMRLIQKELLSMEDTVYMPDRDPVPVNRTLIQKAGYLNIRNKTGLVTTAWDRLYFFTQGGNLMCQPRGAVAGGMVLDLDNSSVMAVECEDRRYCFQITSPSGKTSMILQAESKKEYEEWICTLNNISRQIYLTDNPEAVAIRLNQTAIQAVTPITSFEKRGEGSPNPDRAKPGGVQSSSSASQKSSSAPEPEDLIVPGTPIQFDIMLPASEFQDQNRVGGRRTNPFGETDDDCSPESDDSLLQQVFAVRFLGSMAVCSGQTQEVIYEAMRQVLAARAIHNIFRTTESHLMVTSSCLRLIDPRTQVTRISFQLQEVTQFAAHQENGRLMGFVVEGRDWSEGSEEGEPSFSAFVFESNTEGEKICYTISLGKDIIEAKKDPEALAQLMKNMPLTNDGKFLLLDSETSDTANGGAPDEEESEA
- the LOC121531742 gene encoding DCC-interacting protein 13-beta isoform X3, coding for MPAVHKLLLEEALQDSPQTRSLLSVFEEDAGTLTDYTNQLLQSMQRVYGAQSEMGLATEQLSRQLLEYEKQNFALGKGDEEVISTLQQFAKTVGELNTLHSELATQMADRMIFPMIQFREKDLTEISTLREVFGIACDEHEAAMVKYSRLPKKKENEKVKAELVGEVAYSRRKQHQASMQYYCALNTLQYRKRVAMLEPMLGYTQAQIHFYKKGMDLVSKKMDSFLVSVSSMTQSIQAQLDSEAEAMRLIQKELLSMEDTVYMPDRDPVPVNRTLIQKAGYLNIRNKTGLVTTAWDRLYFFTQGGNLMCQPRGAVAGGMVLDLDNSSVMAVECEDRRYCFQITSPSGKTSMILQAESKKEYEEWICTLNNISRQIYLTDNPEAVAIRLNQTAIQAVTPITSFEKRGEGSPNPDRAKPGGVQSSSSASQKSSSAPEPEDLIVPGTPIQFDIMLPASEFQDQNRVGGRRTNPFGETDDDCSPESDDSLLQQVFAVRFLGSMAVCSGQTQEVIYEAMRQVLAARAIHNIFRTTESHLMVTSSCLRLIDPRTQVTRISFQLQEVTQFAAHQENGRLMGFVVEGRDWSEGSEEGEPSFSAFVFESNTEGEKVDMLHDKLGEGYY